DNA sequence from the Patescibacteria group bacterium genome:
GAAGGAAAAGAAGAAGAAGGAAAAGAAATGTTAATAAAGGAAGTCACCCTTTATCCAGAATCTAAAATTTTTATTGACCGAATATTAAAAATGAAGGAAGAATGAAAAAACAAATTTATATATACATTATAGGGATTGTTATTTCCCTGTCTAGCTGTACAATGACATCTAAAATAACAAAATCAACTGCATATAAAGGAATTTATGAAGAAAAACCGCTAACAGTTCTATTAATGCCTCCGATTAATAGAAGTACAAATGTGGAAGCAAAAGAGTATTTTCATTCTACTCTAAATATTCCCATTGCAAATGCAGGTTATTATGTTGTTCCTCCTTTTTTGTCAATGGAAATTTTGAAAAGAGAGAGTGCTTATGATACAGAATTATTTTTAAATGCGCCTTTATCAAAGTTCACAGAAGTATTTGGTGCCGACATGGCGGTATTTACAATTATTCATAAATGGGATAAATCAGGGCTAGCATCTAATGTTTATGTACAAGTTGAGTATATTATAAAATCAACCAAAACTAACGAGGTTATTTATACCCGAAAAGGAGATATTACTTATGATGCTTCGGTATCAAC
Encoded proteins:
- a CDS encoding DUF799 family lipoprotein, producing MKKQIYIYIIGIVISLSSCTMTSKITKSTAYKGIYEEKPLTVLLMPPINRSTNVEAKEYFHSTLNIPIANAGYYVVPPFLSMEILKRESAYDTELFLNAPLSKFTEVFGADMAVFTIIHKWDKSGLASNVYVQVEYIIKSTKTNEVIYTRKGDITYDASVSTGMGGGLGALADLAASAINTAATKYVDVARTCNAYTFSDLPAGKYSPQFEIDSTQNAGIKDFKVRLSSKYR